A single region of the Acinetobacter sp. WCHA45 genome encodes:
- a CDS encoding efflux RND transporter periplasmic adaptor subunit codes for MNQINRIILGLVIVSSVILSACQKEMPKTEEIPYVMVTQPSSNHIDQKSYAGDVQARQQTALAFRVGGQITERYADVGDRVKVGQVLAKLDVKDAQLQMNAAKAQLDSAQAAAKIALEEYKRYQQLLPVNAVSRSQFDAIKNQYESAQATLQQARSNYEVSSNQTGYNQLVSNKNGVITQRNIETGQVVAAGQAAYQLAIDGEREVVFGVPEQAVSTIKVGQPAWVTLWSQPEARFAAKVREVSPAADQSRTFTVKVSLLEGQSTIQLGQSARVFFVANENNVLSVPLSSVTANDQQAYVWVVNPNQTLRKVPVTLGTYSRDSVPILSGLKASDWVVVGGVHLLRDQQKIHPVDRDNREVTVKAGA; via the coding sequence ATGAATCAGATCAATCGTATCATATTGGGGTTAGTCATTGTCAGTAGTGTCATCCTCAGCGCATGTCAGAAAGAGATGCCCAAAACTGAGGAAATTCCTTATGTTATGGTGACGCAGCCGAGTAGCAACCATATTGACCAGAAAAGCTATGCAGGTGATGTGCAGGCCAGACAGCAGACCGCACTGGCATTCCGTGTCGGGGGGCAGATTACCGAACGTTATGCCGATGTTGGAGATCGGGTTAAGGTTGGGCAGGTGTTGGCAAAACTGGATGTGAAAGATGCCCAGTTGCAAATGAATGCGGCCAAAGCCCAACTGGACAGTGCACAGGCCGCCGCAAAAATTGCATTGGAAGAATATAAGCGTTATCAACAACTTTTGCCTGTTAATGCGGTCAGCCGTTCACAATTTGATGCTATTAAAAACCAGTATGAGTCGGCACAGGCAACACTGCAACAGGCCCGTTCAAACTATGAGGTTTCCTCTAACCAAACAGGCTATAACCAGTTGGTCTCCAATAAAAATGGGGTGATTACCCAACGCAATATTGAAACAGGACAGGTGGTGGCGGCAGGGCAGGCTGCCTATCAACTGGCGATTGATGGGGAGCGTGAGGTGGTGTTTGGTGTGCCTGAACAGGCAGTCAGTACCATTAAAGTCGGGCAGCCTGCCTGGGTCACCTTATGGTCTCAGCCAGAAGCACGTTTTGCGGCAAAAGTCCGTGAGGTCTCACCAGCCGCTGACCAGTCGCGTACCTTTACTGTCAAGGTCTCCCTGCTTGAAGGACAGTCCACGATTCAACTTGGACAAAGCGCACGAGTGTTCTTTGTGGCAAATGAAAACAATGTCCTGAGCGTGCCCTTATCCAGCGTCACTGCCAATGATCAACAAGCCTATGTCTGGGTGGTCAATCCCAATCAAACCTTACGTAAAGTTCCTGTGACTTTGGGAACTTATAGCCGTGACAGTGTGCCTATTCTTTCAGGTCTAAAAGCTTCAGATTGGGTTGTGGTTGGTGGTGTACACCTGTTGCGTGATCAGCAAAAGATTCATCCTGTAGACCGTGATAATCGTGAAGTCACGGTAAAAGCGGGAGCCTGA